Proteins from one Mus pahari chromosome 18, PAHARI_EIJ_v1.1, whole genome shotgun sequence genomic window:
- the Pgc gene encoding gastricsin has product MKWMVVALLCLPLLEATLVRVPLKKMKSIRETMKEKGVLEEFLRNHKYDPGQKYHFDKFGDYSVLYEPMSYMDASYYGEISIGTPPQNFLVLFDTGSSNLWVSSVYCQSEACTTHTRYNPSKSSTYYTNGQTFSLQYGTGSLTGFFGYDTLRVQSIQVPNQEFGLSQNEPGLNFVYAQFDGIMGLAYPGLSSGGATTALQGMLGEGALSQPLFGVYLGSQQGSDGGQIVFGGVDENLYTGELTWIPVTQELYWQITIDDFLIGNQASGWCSSSGCQGIVDTGTSLLVMPAQYLSELLQTIGAQEGEYGQYFVNCDSVSSLPTLTFVLNGVQFPLSPSSYIIQEEGSCMVGLESLSLNSESGQPLWILGDVFLRSYYAVFDMGNNRVGLAPSV; this is encoded by the exons GGTCCccctgaagaaaatgaagagtatCCGGGAGACCATGAAGGAAAAGGGAGTCCTCGAagaatttctgaggaaccacaagtATGACCCTGGCCAGAAATACCACTTTGACAAGTTTGGTGACTACAGTGTACTCTATGAGCCCATGTCCTATATGGAT GCTTCCTACTACGGTGAGATCAGCATCGGAACTCCACCCCAGAACTTCCTGGTCCTTTTCGACACTGGCTCCTCCAACCTGTGGGTGTCTTCTGTCTACTGCCAGAGCGAGGCCTGCA CCACACACACCCGCTACAACCCCAGCAAGTCCTCCACCTACTACACCAATGGACAGACTTTCTCCCTGCAGTACGGCACCGGCAGCCTTACCGGCTTCTTCGGCTATGACACTCTGAGA GTCCAAAGCATTCAGGTCCCCAACCAAGAGTTTGGCCTGAGCCAGAACGAGCCTGGCCTCAATTTTGTCTACGCACAATTTGACGGGATCATGGGCCTGGCTTACCCCGGCCTGTCTTCAGGGGGCGCCACCACCGCCTTGCAGGGCATGTTGGGGGAGGGCGCTCTGTCCCAGCCCCTCTTTGGTGTCTACCTTGGCAG CCAGCAGGGGTCTGACGGCGGACAGATTGTGTTCGGGGGCGTGGACGAGAACCTGTACACTGGAGAGCTCACCTGGATTCCCGTCACTCAGGAGCTTTACTGGCAGATCACCATTGACGA CTTCCTTATTGGCAACCAGGCCTCCGGCTGGTGCTCCTCCTCCGGCTGCCAAGGTATTGTAGACACAGGCACCTCTCTGCTCGTCATGCCAGCCCAGTACCTGAGCGAACTTCTGCAGACCATAGGAGCCCAGGAAGGAGAGTATGGACAG TATTTTGTGAACTGCGACAGCGTCAGTAGCCTGCCTACCCTCACTTTTGTCCTCAATGGTGTCCAGTTCCCCCTGTCACCCTCTTCCTACATCATCCAG GAGGAAGGCTCCTGCATGGTGGGTCTGGAGAGCCTCTCCCTGAACTCTGAGAGCGGCCAACCCCTCTGGATCCTTGGGGATGTCTTCCTCAGGTCTTACTATGCTGTATTCGACATGGGCAATAACAGGGTGGGCCTTGCCCCTTCTGTCTAG